One genomic segment of Impatiens glandulifera chromosome 6, dImpGla2.1, whole genome shotgun sequence includes these proteins:
- the LOC124942497 gene encoding probable 2-oxoglutarate-dependent dioxygenase AOP1, whose amino-acid sequence MEGGKIQIPAIVMKLNEDAEERKTLARKMREACESYGCFLIDCDMISEEEQHRFFSSSEEFFALPDDTKKQYGRKPKIWHGGYLGINPYSRQESFSVYGLPDDEIRSLAGHMWPDGNPSFCEVNQSMKMKLMDVLLSVMKLTFEDLGISDYYNKHAENVTCLMRGLKYKLLPKNNDEKPTHGLMPHVDHSILSILYDNGIQGLEIFSDDDEWVPVMIPKGSLLVIVGDAFEVWSNGKFRAVKHRVTMHTGDKEKYTCALFMLPKDGVLMEVPPELVAEGDSPLFRSFVFSDYLEKHIVDPNFEALKVFAGVNGGVI is encoded by the exons ATGGAAGGTGGTAAAATCCAAATCCCTGCCATTGTTATGAAGCTAAACGAAGATGCAGAAGAAAGGAAGACTTTAGCACGGAAGATGCGGGAGGCATGTGAGAGTTATGGATGCTTCCTTATTGATTGCGACATGATTTCCGAGGAAGAACAGCACCGATTCTTCTCCTCCTCCGAGGAATTCTTCGCCCTCCCCGACGATACCAAGAAACAATACGGCAGGAAACCTAAGATCTGGCATGGAGGTTACCTTGGAATTAATCCTTATTCTAGACAGGAGAGCTTCAGCGTCTATGGCCTCCCCGACGACGAGATTCGATCTCTCGCTGGTCATATGTGGCCGGATGGCAATCCATCTTTCTG TGAGGTGAATCAGTCGATGAAGATGAAATTAATGGATGTACTTCTCTCTGTTATGAAACTCACTTTCGAAGATCTAGGGATATCAGATTACTACAATAAGCATGCGGAGAATGTTACATGCTTAATGAGAGGTCTCAAATACAAGCTTCTTCCCAAGAACAACGACGAGAAACCGACTCATGGTCTTATGCCGCACGTCGACCATTCCATCTTGAGCATTCTATACGACAATGGTATCCAAGGGCTTGAGATTTTCTCCGATGATGATGAGTGGGTTCCGGTGATGATCCCAAAAGGCTCCCTTCTTGTGATTGTTGGTGATGCTTTTGAGGTTTGGAGCAATGGTAAGTTCCGGGCGGTGAAGCATCGGGTGACGATGCATACCGGCGATAAGGAGAAGTATACGTGTGCGTTGTTCATGTTGCCTAAGGATGGGGTGCTGATGGAGGTGCCGCCGGAGTTGGTTGCGGAAGGGGATTCTCCTCTGTTCCGATCATTTGTATTTTCTGATTACCTAGAGAAGCATATTGTGGATCCTAATTTTGAAGCCTTAAAGGTCTTTGCAGGTGTCAATGGAGGAGTGATCTAG